The Terriglobia bacterium genome includes a window with the following:
- a CDS encoding MBL fold metallo-hydrolase, which yields MKQLLTFCLIPCLVMCITPGWVSPGFAQTGVAVQKVQIADGIYQFITAPDGYVPNGNSVVIVNENDVLVFDTFSRPSTARQVLAEIRKITNKPVRYLVNSHWHPDHWSGNEVYCQEFPNLEIIATEETRQFMLNIAKAWPHLYTEGLRKDQADFDKEVSSGKQSDGTVLTADQRRKDEDDLRLEREYVAEALKVQRTYPTFTYNDQLTLHHGGREFRFMSMVGDARGTTVLYLPKEKILVTGDLLSYPVPYFTPPLSQHAKSLRTLAQFDADVIIPGHGPAWHDKNFLNLEAELFETLVRQVGQAVQQGMVTVEEVQKQVDVESLRLRFTGDDKDLNAKFRRYVSRMVENAYRDARDGKKFEY from the coding sequence ATGAAACAGTTGCTAACGTTTTGCTTGATACCCTGTTTGGTGATGTGCATTACACCCGGATGGGTTTCCCCCGGCTTCGCACAGACGGGGGTTGCAGTTCAGAAGGTTCAAATCGCTGACGGCATCTACCAGTTCATTACAGCGCCCGACGGATACGTGCCCAACGGCAATTCCGTCGTGATCGTGAACGAAAATGACGTTCTCGTTTTCGACACCTTCAGCCGGCCGTCAACGGCGCGCCAAGTCCTTGCCGAGATTCGCAAGATCACAAATAAGCCGGTGCGTTACCTGGTAAATTCGCACTGGCACCCGGATCACTGGTCCGGCAACGAGGTCTATTGCCAGGAGTTTCCCAATCTTGAAATCATCGCGACCGAGGAAACCCGACAGTTTATGCTGAACATCGCAAAGGCATGGCCGCACCTGTACACGGAAGGACTCCGTAAGGACCAGGCCGATTTTGACAAGGAGGTCAGCAGCGGCAAGCAGTCGGACGGAACAGTGCTGACCGCCGACCAACGTCGCAAAGATGAAGACGATTTGCGCTTGGAGCGGGAGTACGTCGCAGAAGCATTGAAGGTGCAACGCACCTACCCGACATTTACGTACAACGACCAGCTCACACTTCACCATGGCGGTCGCGAGTTCCGTTTTATGAGCATGGTGGGGGACGCGCGGGGCACGACCGTCCTTTATCTTCCTAAAGAAAAAATACTGGTCACCGGAGACTTGCTTTCCTATCCCGTGCCCTACTTCACTCCCCCGCTCAGCCAGCACGCCAAGAGTCTGAGGACGCTCGCCCAGTTCGATGCCGATGTGATCATTCCCGGTCACGGACCGGCGTGGCACGACAAGAATTTCTTGAACCTGGAAGCAGAACTATTTGAGACTCTGGTCAGGCAAGTGGGTCAGGCGGTACAACAGGGCATGGTCACGGTGGAGGAGGTGCAGAAGCAGGTGGACGTGGAGTCTCTGCGGCTGAGGTTTACCGGCGATGACAAAGATTTGAACGCAAAGTTTCGAAGGTATGTCAGTCGCATGGTCGAGAATGCATACCGAGATGCACGGGATGGGAAGAAATTCGAGTACTAG